The nucleotide window CACATCCAATACCTGCTGTCTGGCATGTTCGGCTGCTTCTTTGGTGGCATGCCCTGTCATGAGGGTCTGGCGGCTTGAATAAGCACCCAAGTCAACGCCCATGTCCGTATCCCCTGATGCGAGGCGGACATTTTCCAGGGGGATGCCCAATGCTTCTGCCGCAATCATGGCAAATGCAGTGTCAGATCCCTGACCGATTTCTGCAGAAGCCGTATAAACCAGAGCTGTACCGCCGTCTTCCGTTAGTTTTACAATGACGGTGCCATGGAAGGTGTCGGACCGGTAAATTGGAAATCCCGCACCTGATACAAAAAAGCCGCAGGCCATTCCAATGCCTTTGCCTTCAGGCATATTTCCTTTCTTTTTGTCCCAGTCAGAGCCGCTGCGAACTGCTTCAATACATTCGGACATGCCAAAAGAACTCATGTTCAGATCATTGCAGGTAGTGTCACCGGTGTTCATCATATTTTTGATGCGAAGTTGCAGGGGGTCCATACCGATCTCTTCTGCAATCATGTCAAGCTGCTGTTCAAAACAGGCTCTGGCAATTACAGCACCGTGGCCTCTCTGGGCACCGCAAGTGGGTTTGTTGTTGTATACACGGTATCCGTCATAGCTCATGTTGTCAAGCTTGTACGGCCCTGCAAGAAGAGATCCTGTGTAGTATACCGTGGCAATGCCAAAGCTTGTGTAAGCTCCCCCGTCCAGGTAACACTCGTGTTTAAGGGCCATTATGGTGCCGTCTTTTTTTGCACCCGTGGTAATTTTGTGGGTGAACTGGTGCCGTGCCCGTGCCTGCATGAAGACCTGTTCACGGGTGTATCCCATTTTAACAGGTCTTTTAAGCTTTCTGGTCAGTATACAGCAGGCAAGTTCCATGGCGTTTGCAGAGGCTTTGATACCGAATCCGGCTCCCACATAAGGTTTTTTAACTCGGACCTTTCCGACATCCATTTTCAATACCATGGCCACGGTCCTTTGAACATAGTGGGGAACCTGGGTGGAAGTGGTCAAGGTCAATGTTCCCCTGTTGTCATATTCCGCGATACAGGCCTGCATTTCAATACAGGCACCGTCCTGGCGCTTGCTTTTCATGGTCGTGGTTTTTATGATATCACTGTTTTTCAAGCCTTCTTCAACATTGCCGAATTCGTGGTGAACCTCGGCACTGAGATTTCCGGCAAAGGCCTCGTGTACCTGGGGAGCGCCTTCTTTTAAAGCGTCTTCCACCGTAAAAACCGCAGGCAGAATCTCATATTCCACCTGGATCAATTCAACAGCCTTCAGCGCGGTTTCAAGGGAAGTTGCGGCAACAGCGGCAATTTCATCGCCGATATACCGAACCTTGTCAATGGCAAATACGTTTTCATCATACCGTGCCGGAGAGACGCCGTATTTGACATCTCCTGCATCTTTTGCCGTTATAACGGCTTTGACCCCTTCTAAGGCCTCTGCCTTGGAAGTATCAATGGAAAGAATTTTTGCGTGGGGGTGGGGGCTTTGGAGCAGGGCACCGTACAACATGCCGGGCTTGGAAATATCAGCTGTAAAAATAGCTTTTCCCGTTGCCTTGTCCGGCGTATCAATTCGATGGGCTCGGGTACTGATAACATCAAAATTTTTCATGGGTGCCTCCTTATTTGTCCGAACATTGAGATGAAATGGCTTCAAAAATTTTCTGGTATCCGGTACACCGGCAAAGGTTACCTGAAATGCCTTCTCTGATCTCCTGGTTATTTGGGTTGCTGTTTTTGTCCAAAAGGTTTTTGGCAGACATGATAACTCCGGGAGAACAGAATCCGCATTGGATGGCCCCATGTTCAACAAAGGCTTCCTGCAGAGGATGCAGGCCGTCTTCAGTGCTTAAGCCCTCAATAGTTTCAATGGTTGCGTTATTTGCCTGAACCGCCAGAACAAGGCAGGAATTGACGGCATCGCCGTTTAAAATAACAGTGCAGGCACCGCAATCGCCCGTGTCACACCCTTTTTTTGTACCGGTCAGGCCCAGGTCGTTTCGGAGAAGATCCGCAAGCGTTTGATTGGGTTCTATTGCAAGTTCGTATGTTTCTTTATTTATAGTACATTTGATGATCCGTTTCATATGGTCTCCTGATATCTTTTATTGGGCTGTGGCCTGTTTACAGGCTTTTTCAAGGGTCCTTTTGGTCAATACGCCGATCATGGCCCTTCTGTAGTCGGCTGTTCCCCTGAAATCATCAATGGGTTTGCAGTCTTGGCGTCTGGCTGCTTCACCGGCTTCATAAAAAGCCGCTTCATTTGCGGCGCTGTTTTTTAATGCTTCTTCAGCATGAAAAGACCTGATTGGGGTTGCTGCAACAGATCCCAGGGCAATAATGGCATTTTTAACAGTCTGATTTGCCGGATCGATTTCAATAAATGAGGCCACATTAACAACATTGATTTCAGATGATTTTCTTTTTCCTAACTGGATATAGTGGGCACCACTGTTTTTGCCCGGCAAAGGCAATTGAAATCCAACCAGGATTTCATCGTCTTTTATATCGGTTTTGCCCGGACCCTTGAAAAAAGATTCAATGGCCATTTTGCGCTGTCCTTCCGGACCTTGTAAGACAACCTGTGCCTGGTAGACAATAAGAGAGCAGATAGTGTCGCCAGCCGGACTTGCATTGCAGACATTCCCGCCAATGGTTGCCCTGTTTCTGATCAGGTGGGTGCCAAGATTGTCTGCACCAGCTTTGACGGCACAAAATTTTTCCTGAATGATCTTTGATTTGGACAGCTGGGCCATGGTTGCACAGGCACCGATTGTAACGGCATCCCCTTCTTCTTTGATCTGGGACAGCGCCTCAATTTCGGATAGGCTGATAATGTGGTCTGCTGTGACCAGCTTTTTTTTAAGATGGACCAGAAGATCCGTACCGCCAGCCAGGAACTTTGCTTTTTTACCATGTTTTTTCTTTAATTCAATGGCTTCCTGGATGGAGGTCGGTTCATGGAATTCAAACTTGGGTAATAACATATAAATTTCCCCTCCTTAAATTGATTGTAAAGATATTTTGCTTTCGATTTTGTTTGCGATCTCTTTTAAAAGATCCTTATATGACTGAAGTGATTTTTCTGTGATCTGGTTTTTTAGTCCAACCGCCCAGATAGCACATTGAAAATCTTTCCGGTTAAGCTTTAATGGTACTGCCAATGCGCTTATTCCTTCTATATATTCATCGCTTTCATAGATGATTCCTTCTTTTCTGGTCGTTGTGATGGCGGCTCGATATTTTTTTTTATCCAGGACTGGCAGGCGTTTATTGTTTTTACGGCTGATGGATGACAGGATCTCTTGAATCTCGTGATCCTGGAGCGGCGACAGAAGGGCTTTGCCATGAGCACCGCTAATTATGGAAATTTTAGTACCGATATCAGCTGAAATCTTGAGATTATAAGAAGAATCCGACTTGTCAATTATAACTGCCTTTAAGCCGGAAAGTATGCCCAGAAAGGCGGAAAGATTGGTTTTTAGGCTGATCTTTTTCAAGTATGGATGAATGCTTCGTATCAGATTAGATCCTTGCTCGGCAGCTTTCCCCAGTGTATAAAGTTTTGCTCCAAGAATAAATTTGTTTTCACTGTCCTCCAAAATGTGTAAGTCCAACATTGTGTATATAATATTAAAAACCGTACTTTTGTTAAGATTTAGTTCATTGGATATGTCGGTTATGCCCAAAGGCTCTTTTCTTTTTCTGAAAAGTTCCAATATCTGAAAGCATTTATCAATAGCTGGGACACGGTTAAATTTCATGTTCAATCCTATGTTTCTCTGTAAGGAACGGTTGTTCTTATTATCAAACAGAATAAAACAACATAAAATGACTTTTGTCAACCATAAATTACTTTTGAAATTAGCCTCGTGTTTTTTGGATGGGCTGTTTGAATTTTAATCGGGGGATTTTTTAGATTAAGTGCCTATCGTCAGCATGGCTATGTCCAAAGGCTCTTTTCTTTTTTTGAAAAGTTCCAATATCTGAAAGCATTATCGATGGCTGGGACACGATTAAATTTTATGTTTAACTCTATATGTTGTTGTAAATAACGGTTGCTTTTACAATTAAACAGAATAAAATAACTTTTATTAACTATAAATAACTTTTAAGACTCACTGCGTGTTTTTGGATGGGTTTGTTTAAATTTGAATCGGGGGGATAGATCAAGTGCTTGTCGTCAGTATGGAGATGTCCACATGATCGGTAAACAGTACCAATTTTTGACAAATTCAATAAGGGCTTGAGCCTTGATGTTTTCCTGTATATCTTCAGAAACTGTGTAAACAAGAACCGTACAGCCGTTTTTTATCAGCTTGACAATTACAGTACCATGGAAGATGTAGGACCGGTAAATAAGAAATTTTGACACCTGATGCAAAAGTCATTTTGGATCAATTTAGGCAACTCCGGCAACGACTCAATGATATATCGCAAAAAGTTTATAAAGATATTTATTGTGAGGGCTAATGAGGGTCTGTTTAAAAAATGTGATGGGTTTTTTTTAAATTAACCCATCACAAAGGGTGAAACAGAATATCAACAGGGGTCCACCCAAATGTCGTGAACATCTTGAACTGTATCCTTGATCAGCATAAACGCGTTTAAAAGGCGTGTATACGTCATAGCCATGCCCACATGGTCGGTGAACAGCATCAATGTTTCAAGATCATGATCTGATACATCCCATGATTGATGAT belongs to Desulfobacula toluolica Tol2 and includes:
- a CDS encoding xanthine dehydrogenase family protein molybdopterin-binding subunit translates to MKNFDVISTRAHRIDTPDKATGKAIFTADISKPGMLYGALLQSPHPHAKILSIDTSKAEALEGVKAVITAKDAGDVKYGVSPARYDENVFAIDKVRYIGDEIAAVAATSLETALKAVELIQVEYEILPAVFTVEDALKEGAPQVHEAFAGNLSAEVHHEFGNVEEGLKNSDIIKTTTMKSKRQDGACIEMQACIAEYDNRGTLTLTTSTQVPHYVQRTVAMVLKMDVGKVRVKKPYVGAGFGIKASANAMELACCILTRKLKRPVKMGYTREQVFMQARARHQFTHKITTGAKKDGTIMALKHECYLDGGAYTSFGIATVYYTGSLLAGPYKLDNMSYDGYRVYNNKPTCGAQRGHGAVIARACFEQQLDMIAEEIGMDPLQLRIKNMMNTGDTTCNDLNMSSFGMSECIEAVRSGSDWDKKKGNMPEGKGIGMACGFFVSGAGFPIYRSDTFHGTVIVKLTEDGGTALVYTASAEIGQGSDTAFAMIAAEALGIPLENVRLASGDTDMGVDLGAYSSRQTLMTGHATKEAAEHARQQVLDVLAQQLDIPVEQMDIKKGFIEFKDRTPDFSALRTRYIKEHRGWTDNPDSDKLTFKEASRIAFLEKGSIVGTGKYRPHFLGGKFKGAAVGTSPAYGCSAQIAEVTVDMETGQITIDNITDAHDCGKAINKTSVEAQMQGSISMGIGETMHEEVIFDNNGKVLNSDLAEYKIVTSMDMPPVNAIVVESDEPNGPFGAKEVGEGAIMPTIPAILNAVYDATGVRIGELPLTPERVYNAIQAYKDKLSA
- a CDS encoding (2Fe-2S)-binding protein, with amino-acid sequence MKRIIKCTINKETYELAIEPNQTLADLLRNDLGLTGTKKGCDTGDCGACTVILNGDAVNSCLVLAVQANNATIETIEGLSTEDGLHPLQEAFVEHGAIQCGFCSPGVIMSAKNLLDKNSNPNNQEIREGISGNLCRCTGYQKIFEAISSQCSDK
- a CDS encoding FAD binding domain-containing protein — encoded protein: MLLPKFEFHEPTSIQEAIELKKKHGKKAKFLAGGTDLLVHLKKKLVTADHIISLSEIEALSQIKEEGDAVTIGACATMAQLSKSKIIQEKFCAVKAGADNLGTHLIRNRATIGGNVCNASPAGDTICSLIVYQAQVVLQGPEGQRKMAIESFFKGPGKTDIKDDEILVGFQLPLPGKNSGAHYIQLGKRKSSEINVVNVASFIEIDPANQTVKNAIIALGSVAATPIRSFHAEEALKNSAANEAAFYEAGEAARRQDCKPIDDFRGTADYRRAMIGVLTKRTLEKACKQATAQ
- a CDS encoding IclR family transcriptional regulator, encoding MKFNRVPAIDKCFQILELFRKRKEPLGITDISNELNLNKSTVFNIIYTMLDLHILEDSENKFILGAKLYTLGKAAEQGSNLIRSIHPYLKKISLKTNLSAFLGILSGLKAVIIDKSDSSYNLKISADIGTKISIISGAHGKALLSPLQDHEIQEILSSISRKNNKRLPVLDKKKYRAAITTTRKEGIIYESDEYIEGISALAVPLKLNRKDFQCAIWAVGLKNQITEKSLQSYKDLLKEIANKIESKISLQSI